From the Candidatus Saccharibacteria bacterium genome, the window ATATCCAGGTACTTGGTACTGCTGAATTTGAAATGATGAGACCCGGCAGCGTACTAGTACAGACGAGTTCAGGAACGTCGTTTGATAAGGAGGCGTTTTCCCGGTGGATTTCGAAAGAAGGCAATTTTGCCATATTTGACAAGTCTGCTGGTGAAGAAAATTACCAGCAACTCAAGAACATCCCTCGCGTAATTTTCTCAGATAAAATTGGTGGTGATACCTATGAAACAGATGAACGCCGCGGAACAGTTGTAGTCGATAATCTCAGAAAGTATATCGCGTCGGCGCAGTAGCCCTATTTTTTGAAATCTCGGGCATAGAGGCCAGATTGGCGAACGATAGAGCGGAAGGTTCCCAGTGGAATTTCTTTGCGTGGCGTCGGGATAATGACAGTGCGCTCACCACTGCGATATTTTGCGTGACTTCCACGCTGTGAAACAAACTCGAACCCGTGTTTTTCGAGCGTACGAATAATCTCTTTAGAAGATGGCAGTTTAGGCATGGCGCAGACGAAGCGTATGTATTGAAGGAGTTTTCACATCTGTTACGACAGAATTGGGCGCGTCCTCAAAATAGAGTTCGAGCGCTTCGTGCAAGTTTGCCAAGGCTTCTTCGGGGTTTACACCAAAGCTCGACACATCAACATTCAGACACTGCGCCACATAGTAGGCACCTTCCTGATACATCACCGACTGGTAGGTAACTTGCTTTTTCACATGTATAAGTATATCACAAGGTTTCACGCTTGCGTCTGTATCGTATAAAGCGCTCCGGCAAGGAATAGCTCAAGACACCGTACACTAAGCTATCTTAAAATAAATCGTACGGCCGTACGATTTATTTTAAGGAACAGGGGGGCAAATTTATGGCACTGGAAAAATGAGGATTATTCGGTACAATAAAACATAAGTTAGATACATAGAGCACGACGAGAGTAGTCCATGCAGCCAAACGGAAATAGAAAAGTCGTTATGAGTTTTCGACCAGAGCACCTGGTTGGTTGGGGCGTGACTATTATACTCTGCCTGGTGCCCGTTGCGCTCTGGATGCGAATTCATCCGCTTAGCACCATTCATGGCTTCATACCGACCATGCTCAATCTTGGTCGCATAGCCGGACTGGTCGGCACGGTTATGTACGCGCTGAACCTAGTGTATGCCACCCGCTTACGATTTCTGGAGTACTGGTTTGGCGGGTTGAACCGCGTATACATTGCCCACCACCTACTGGGGGGGCTAGCGCTCATTATGCTTTCGTTTCACCCACTTTTTTTAGCACTGCGCTACGTCACGACAAACATCAAACAGGCAGCACTGTTGCTCGTGCCGAATGGGCTATTTCCGCTGAGCGCACTGTTCGACACCAAGCATGAATACCACGCCGTAGTGCTCCAGCAATGGGCAACCATGTTCGGGAGTATTGCGTTTTGGGGCATGGTTGGACTCTTGCTAGTAACGTTTTTTATAAAACTACCATATCGCCTCTGGTTGTTTACGCATAAGTTCCTGGGCGTCGCTTTTTTCATAGCCGGACTTCATATATTTTTCATCAGCAGTGACACATCAAATGATGCAGCGATGAAATGGTACATTCTTACCATTGTTGCCATTGGGTTGGCCGCTTTTGTCTATAAAACACTGGTCGGCAATATTGTTATTCGCAAATACAAATACAAGGTAAGCTCAGTGCAAGTTGTAGCCGGCAATGTCGTTCAGGTACTCATGACACCGCTCGCTGCTACTATGCACTATAAGCCGGGCCAGTTTGTCTTCGTAAAGTTTAGCGGCGGCGGACCGCATGTAACAGGCGAGTGGCATCCCTTTTCTATTAGCTCTAGCCCGAAAGACCCTGGCTTAGAACTAAGTATCAAGGGGCTGGGCGACTACACAAACACACTGGTA encodes:
- a CDS encoding type II toxin-antitoxin system HicA family toxin; translated protein: MPKLPSSKEIIRTLEKHGFEFVSQRGSHAKYRSGERTVIIPTPRKEIPLGTFRSIVRQSGLYARDFKK
- a CDS encoding type II toxin-antitoxin system HicB family antitoxin, with product MYQEGAYYVAQCLNVDVSSFGVNPEEALANLHEALELYFEDAPNSVVTDVKTPSIHTLRLRHA
- a CDS encoding ferric reductase-like transmembrane domain-containing protein encodes the protein MQPNGNRKVVMSFRPEHLVGWGVTIILCLVPVALWMRIHPLSTIHGFIPTMLNLGRIAGLVGTVMYALNLVYATRLRFLEYWFGGLNRVYIAHHLLGGLALIMLSFHPLFLALRYVTTNIKQAALLLVPNGLFPLSALFDTKHEYHAVVLQQWATMFGSIAFWGMVGLLLVTFFIKLPYRLWLFTHKFLGVAFFIAGLHIFFISSDTSNDAAMKWYILTIVAIGLAAFVYKTLVGNIVIRKYKYKVSSVQVVAGNVVQVLMTPLAATMHYKPGQFVFVKFSGGGPHVTGEWHPFSISSSPKDPGLELSIKGLGDYTNTLVNLQVGATATVEGAYGRFSYVNYKVKDQVWIAGGIGITPFLSMLKDLPPEGHRVDLYYAVKTASEMIDRDKLAQHSHARENVRVIPYIGDQQPGHLDVDFIEKNSGELKGKDFYICGPPPMMQGLKKQLRAHGVPATSIHSEEFGMS